The proteins below are encoded in one region of Amycolatopsis acidiphila:
- a CDS encoding Stp1/IreP family PP2C-type Ser/Thr phosphatase: protein MEPSGSLTLRYAVATDVGQRRDANEDSVFTSSRLLAVADGMGGHVAGEVASSAAIAAVTDLDQRLAEGDLDPAEALPETVADAVGRLTALAEEDPALQGMGTTMTAMLWEGTRFVVAHVGDSRAYRLRDEQLEQITRDHTVVQELVDQGRITPEAAMTHPSRSVLTRALQSGGHADPDVFAVEAKAGDRYLICSDGLSDVVPPELLEETLASVSDPGEVVQKLIELANAGGGPDNITCVVADIS from the coding sequence ATGGAACCCAGTGGGTCACTGACGCTCCGGTATGCCGTCGCCACCGATGTCGGCCAGCGACGGGATGCGAACGAGGACTCGGTTTTCACCAGCTCACGACTGCTGGCCGTCGCCGACGGCATGGGCGGTCACGTGGCCGGCGAGGTCGCCAGCTCAGCGGCGATCGCCGCGGTCACCGACCTGGACCAGCGGCTCGCGGAGGGCGATCTCGACCCCGCCGAGGCCCTGCCGGAGACGGTGGCAGACGCGGTCGGGCGCCTGACAGCCCTGGCCGAGGAGGACCCTGCGCTGCAGGGCATGGGCACGACGATGACGGCGATGCTGTGGGAAGGCACCCGGTTCGTGGTGGCGCATGTCGGGGACTCCCGCGCCTACCGGTTACGAGACGAGCAGCTCGAGCAGATCACCCGCGACCACACCGTGGTGCAGGAGCTGGTCGACCAGGGCCGGATCACCCCCGAGGCCGCCATGACCCATCCCAGCCGCTCGGTGCTGACTCGGGCGCTGCAGAGCGGCGGCCACGCGGACCCGGACGTGTTCGCCGTCGAGGCGAAGGCCGGCGATCGGTACCTGATCTGCTCGGACGGCCTCTCGGACGTAGTGCCGCCGGAACTCCTGGAGGAGACACTGGCGTCGGTCAGCGACCCCGGGGAGGTCGTGCAGAAGCTGATCGAGCTCGCCAACGCCGGCGGTGGCCCGGACAACATCACCTGCGTCGTCGCCGACATCAGCTGA